One segment of Rhodanobacter thiooxydans DNA contains the following:
- a CDS encoding RluA family pseudouridine synthase, with product MTLLKGVPKSMIYRLLRTGQVRVNGKRAKPDTRLADGDTLRIPPVRLAERPEQPGPSGGQVAEVADAIIFEDKHFLVIDKPAGVASHGGSGISHGAIELLRAARPQEHLELVHRLDRDTSGVLVFARTRAGLTGLQAAIRAGEVTKQYLCLMLGHPSKAKFDVNAPLLKSVLQGGERMVRVADNGKPSLTFFREMEQYPSARLMQATLGTGRTHQIRVHAAHIGHPLAGDPKYGDREMNKRYREMGLNRMFLHASHMSFDLDGRAYSFSAPLPDDLKDFLDVLAVKGKRLVWMQEKSRTDF from the coding sequence GTGACCCTGCTCAAAGGCGTGCCCAAGAGCATGATTTACCGGCTTTTGCGCACCGGCCAGGTGCGCGTGAACGGCAAGCGGGCCAAGCCGGATACCCGTCTCGCTGACGGTGATACGCTGCGCATTCCGCCGGTCCGGCTGGCGGAGCGGCCGGAGCAGCCGGGGCCGTCGGGCGGGCAGGTAGCCGAGGTGGCCGACGCGATCATCTTCGAGGACAAGCACTTCCTGGTGATCGACAAGCCCGCCGGCGTGGCCAGCCACGGCGGCAGCGGGATCAGCCACGGTGCGATCGAACTGTTGCGCGCCGCGCGGCCACAGGAACATCTGGAGCTGGTGCACCGGCTCGACCGTGACACCAGCGGCGTGCTGGTATTTGCCCGTACCCGGGCGGGGCTGACCGGCCTGCAGGCGGCGATCCGCGCCGGCGAGGTCACCAAGCAGTACCTGTGCCTGATGCTTGGCCACCCGTCCAAGGCGAAGTTCGACGTGAATGCACCGCTGCTCAAATCCGTGCTGCAGGGCGGCGAGCGGATGGTGCGGGTGGCGGACAACGGCAAGCCGTCACTGACCTTCTTCCGTGAAATGGAGCAGTACCCCAGTGCCCGCCTGATGCAGGCCACGCTGGGTACCGGCCGTACCCACCAGATTCGCGTGCATGCGGCGCACATCGGCCACCCGCTGGCCGGCGACCCGAAGTACGGCGATCGGGAGATGAACAAGCGTTACCGCGAGATGGGCCTGAACCGGATGTTCCTGCATGCCTCGCACATGAGCTTCGACCTGGATGGGCGCGCCTACAGCTTTTCCGCGCCACTGCCCGACGACCTCAAGGATTTCCTCGACGTGCTGGCGGTGAAGGGCAAGCGGCTGGTGTGGATGCAGGAAAAGTCGCGCACCGATTTCTGA